The Streptomonospora litoralis genome window below encodes:
- a CDS encoding DeoR/GlpR family DNA-binding transcription regulator, with product MRHQELLDAVIDGIQRVEDLARILGISPSTVRRGLAELEQAGKVVRTHGGAVPSPTGGELSWTQKSRRHAAAKRRIAAYAADLVADDHVVLLDAGSTTTFIAERLASRFGPTVATNGLGPMTALHDAEGVELIVLGGRVRRRRGSIVGDYARGVLDRLTADIAFIGADGVVPGRGINCPSPELAAIKELQMRSAREVVVVADSSKANAAEHHYWAVAPGPHVLVTDDGIGDEDARTFDADPSCRLRVVATAGDPITPAATD from the coding sequence GTGCGCCATCAGGAGCTGCTGGACGCCGTCATCGACGGCATCCAGCGGGTCGAAGACCTGGCTCGGATCCTGGGCATCAGCCCCTCCACGGTGCGGCGGGGACTGGCCGAGCTGGAACAGGCCGGCAAAGTCGTGCGCACCCACGGCGGCGCGGTGCCCTCGCCCACCGGCGGGGAGCTGTCCTGGACGCAGAAGAGCCGGCGCCACGCGGCCGCCAAGCGGCGTATCGCGGCCTATGCCGCCGACCTGGTCGCCGACGACCACGTGGTCCTGCTCGATGCGGGCAGCACGACCACCTTCATCGCCGAGCGCCTGGCCTCCCGCTTCGGGCCCACGGTCGCCACGAACGGGCTCGGTCCGATGACCGCCCTGCACGACGCCGAAGGCGTCGAGCTGATCGTGCTCGGCGGCCGTGTGCGGCGGCGCCGGGGATCCATCGTGGGCGACTACGCCCGCGGCGTGCTCGACCGGCTCACCGCCGACATCGCCTTCATCGGCGCCGACGGGGTGGTCCCCGGTCGCGGGATCAACTGCCCCAGCCCCGAACTTGCGGCGATCAAGGAGCTGCAGATGCGCAGCGCCCGCGAGGTCGTGGTGGTCGCCGACTCCAGCAAGGCCAACGCGGCCGAACACCACTACTGGGCCGTTGCGCCCGGCCCCCATGTCCTGGTCACCGACGACGGAATCGGTGACGAGGACGCCCGCACCTTCGACGCGGACCCCTCCTGCCGACTCCGCGTCGTCGCGACCGCAGGCGACCCCATCACGCCTGCGGCGACCGATTGA
- a CDS encoding DUF2157 domain-containing protein: MSESKPREAALRGLVDRGVLSPAQAEEVRIALDAAAPGRGGVRWMEIAGYIGGGLVLAGAVALAAASWEELSDDARIALLAVLAVVAVGAAVFMAGGPHRMRGRSNRVPTVRRRIAGVLLALASALGAFAVGVAVDGELMYLPPLVGLAIAAAGYAALPSAVGQVTVWGMGVGLVGSLVEEIMPDRSDYSLVLGAAWMGLGLVWAVLSSLGVAAERRLGLGLGAGLALAACQTLLAWSDNSAWGYGSTLAVAALCIAYYTRERAAVLLVLGIAGVTVGVPELVWDVTDGAIAVAAVLLLAGAVLLVASWLGLLLHRRNAGNRPPPGAAAPGQGPPEEASPAAGGPAAPPRSGPRSGP, from the coding sequence GTGAGCGAGTCGAAGCCCCGCGAAGCGGCGCTGCGCGGCCTCGTCGACCGGGGCGTGCTCTCGCCGGCGCAGGCCGAGGAGGTGCGGATCGCGCTGGACGCGGCCGCACCCGGGCGCGGCGGCGTGCGCTGGATGGAGATCGCCGGATACATCGGCGGCGGTCTGGTGCTGGCCGGGGCGGTGGCACTGGCCGCAGCGTCCTGGGAGGAGCTCTCCGACGACGCCCGCATCGCACTCCTGGCGGTGCTGGCCGTCGTCGCCGTCGGCGCCGCCGTGTTCATGGCCGGCGGCCCCCACCGGATGCGGGGCCGGAGCAACCGCGTTCCCACGGTCCGCCGCCGCATCGCCGGGGTGCTGCTGGCGCTCGCGTCGGCGCTGGGCGCCTTCGCCGTGGGCGTGGCCGTGGACGGCGAGCTCATGTACCTACCGCCGCTGGTCGGACTGGCGATCGCCGCCGCCGGTTATGCGGCGCTGCCTTCGGCCGTGGGCCAGGTGACGGTGTGGGGGATGGGTGTCGGCCTCGTCGGGTCGCTGGTCGAGGAGATCATGCCCGACCGCAGCGACTACAGCCTGGTGCTGGGCGCCGCATGGATGGGCTTGGGTCTGGTGTGGGCGGTGCTGTCCTCGCTGGGCGTCGCGGCCGAGCGCCGACTGGGCCTGGGGCTGGGCGCGGGGCTGGCGCTGGCGGCCTGCCAGACCCTGCTGGCCTGGAGCGACAACAGTGCCTGGGGATACGGCAGCACGCTGGCGGTGGCCGCGCTGTGCATCGCCTACTACACCCGGGAGCGGGCCGCGGTGCTGCTGGTGCTGGGCATCGCGGGCGTGACCGTCGGAGTGCCGGAGCTGGTGTGGGACGTCACCGACGGCGCGATCGCGGTGGCGGCCGTGCTGCTGCTCGCCGGAGCCGTCCTGCTGGTGGCCAGTTGGCTGGGGCTGCTGCTGCACCGGCGCAACGCGGGCAACCGCCCGCCGCCCGGCGCCGCCGCGCCCGGCCAGGGCCCGCCCGAGGAGGCTTCGCCCGCAGCCGGTGGGCCGGCAGCCCCGCCCCGGTCCGGGCCGCGGTCGGGCCCTTAG
- the pdxA gene encoding 4-hydroxythreonine-4-phosphate dehydrogenase PdxA → MPETAEPATGRPALAVTVGDPVGIGPEITVRTLAEIGTTASARGVVVADPAVLRRAADVCGLDVRIRELHSWDLPEERDGVIDCFDLGELGEAELAWGTVDKRAGAAAVRAIEVATGAAMERRVSGVVTGPINKEAIWAAGSEHLGHTEMLGALTGVTRQNTMFVVRGKKIFFATRHVSLRTALDQCGTDHQVGAIEEALTALRVFGHDEPRLAVAAINPHGGENGAFGTEEIDHLAPAVERVRARGSDVAGPVPADSVFHQLLQDRYDGVLSQYHDQGHIAAKTFDFDGTISVTVGLPILRTSVDHGTAFDIAGTGAADPATMRSAFLHGCEFSHFADRIRAEYGS, encoded by the coding sequence ATGCCCGAGACCGCCGAACCCGCCACCGGACGCCCGGCCCTCGCCGTCACCGTCGGAGACCCGGTGGGCATCGGCCCCGAGATCACCGTCCGCACTCTGGCCGAGATCGGCACGACCGCCTCCGCCCGCGGCGTGGTGGTGGCCGACCCGGCGGTGCTGCGCCGCGCCGCCGACGTGTGCGGCCTGGACGTGCGCATCCGCGAACTGCACTCCTGGGATCTGCCGGAAGAGCGAGACGGTGTGATCGACTGCTTCGACCTGGGCGAGCTGGGCGAGGCCGAGCTCGCCTGGGGGACCGTGGACAAGCGGGCCGGCGCCGCCGCCGTGCGCGCGATCGAGGTCGCCACCGGCGCGGCCATGGAGCGCCGCGTCTCCGGGGTCGTCACCGGCCCCATCAATAAGGAGGCGATCTGGGCGGCCGGAAGCGAGCACCTCGGCCACACCGAGATGCTGGGCGCGCTCACCGGCGTCACCCGGCAGAACACCATGTTCGTGGTGCGCGGCAAGAAGATCTTCTTCGCCACCCGCCACGTCTCGCTGCGCACGGCGCTGGACCAGTGCGGAACCGACCACCAGGTCGGCGCGATCGAGGAGGCGCTGACCGCGCTGCGGGTCTTCGGCCACGACGAGCCCCGCCTGGCCGTTGCCGCCATCAACCCCCACGGCGGCGAGAACGGCGCCTTCGGCACCGAGGAGATCGACCACCTCGCCCCTGCCGTGGAGCGGGTGCGCGCCCGGGGATCCGACGTCGCCGGACCGGTGCCCGCCGACTCGGTCTTCCACCAACTGCTGCAGGACCGCTACGACGGGGTCCTCTCCCAGTACCACGACCAGGGCCACATCGCCGCGAAGACCTTCGACTTCGACGGCACCATCTCGGTCACGGTGGGACTGCCGATCCTGCGCACCTCGGTCGACCACGGCACCGCCTTCGACATCGCCGGCACCGGCGCCGCCGACCCCGCCACGATGCGCTCGGCGTTCCTGCACGGCTGCGAGTTCTCCCACTTCGCCGACCGCATCCGCGCCGAGTACGGTTCCTGA
- a CDS encoding four-carbon acid sugar kinase family protein, whose protein sequence is MAQVLVVADDLTGANATGARFARAGMRVATVTPEQAPRAARDYDAVVINLDSRHVPAEQAGDLVADAVEAVWPVGLVVKRTDTTLRGNVGAELEAAWRAVRERVAESVPVRALFVPAFPDSGRVTVDGVQLLDGVPLERTELALDPLNPMRTSVVGDILAAQTGLAVRHVPLRRIAQGPLAAQLAAGEEPVVLCDALTEQHLADIAQAAAVVHRDDGTVWLAVDPGPAGALLADALELRGRAAAAGPLLGVVGSATELTRRQLDAVARGGPVRFVDVDAARLARDGGEYRTALARELTDHLRAAAFPEPVVLRTAQSARDVVELPGAAKLALPGLLAALVGDAVRRAEGPARPSGLYTSGGEVTSAVLDALEARAFEVDGEVVPLAVHGRLSGGALDQIPVVTKGGLVGDDSALVECLAELRRAVRGRLRTVPAEVPEHHAPHSPHPPQTPPYSGAAEPAVPAESSETAGCPRTPPRA, encoded by the coding sequence GTGGCCCAGGTACTCGTCGTCGCCGACGACCTCACCGGCGCCAACGCGACCGGCGCCCGGTTCGCCCGCGCGGGGATGCGTGTGGCCACGGTCACTCCCGAGCAGGCGCCGCGCGCGGCCCGCGACTACGACGCCGTGGTGATCAACCTCGACAGCCGCCACGTCCCCGCCGAGCAGGCCGGCGACCTGGTCGCCGACGCGGTGGAGGCGGTCTGGCCGGTTGGCCTGGTGGTCAAGCGCACCGACACCACCCTGCGGGGCAACGTCGGCGCGGAACTGGAGGCGGCGTGGCGGGCCGTGCGCGAGCGCGTGGCGGAGTCCGTGCCGGTGCGCGCCCTGTTCGTACCGGCCTTCCCCGACTCCGGACGTGTCACCGTCGACGGCGTGCAACTGCTCGACGGAGTCCCGCTGGAGCGCACGGAGCTGGCCCTGGACCCGCTCAACCCGATGCGCACCAGCGTCGTGGGCGACATTCTCGCCGCCCAAACCGGGCTGGCGGTGCGGCACGTCCCGCTGCGCCGCATCGCCCAGGGTCCGCTCGCCGCCCAGTTGGCCGCCGGTGAGGAGCCCGTCGTGCTCTGCGACGCGCTCACCGAGCAGCACCTGGCCGACATCGCCCAGGCCGCCGCAGTCGTCCACCGCGACGACGGGACGGTGTGGCTCGCCGTCGACCCCGGCCCCGCCGGGGCGCTGCTGGCCGACGCACTGGAGCTGCGCGGGCGCGCCGCAGCAGCCGGACCGCTGCTGGGGGTCGTGGGCAGCGCGACCGAGCTGACCCGCCGCCAGCTCGACGCGGTCGCCCGCGGCGGGCCGGTGCGTTTCGTCGACGTCGACGCCGCCCGCCTGGCCCGGGACGGTGGCGAGTACCGCACCGCGCTGGCCCGGGAACTCACCGACCACCTCCGGGCGGCCGCCTTCCCCGAACCGGTCGTACTGCGCACCGCACAGTCCGCCCGCGACGTCGTCGAGCTGCCCGGGGCGGCCAAGCTCGCCCTGCCCGGCCTGCTGGCCGCCCTGGTCGGCGATGCGGTGCGCCGAGCCGAGGGCCCGGCCCGGCCCAGCGGCCTCTACACCAGCGGCGGCGAGGTGACCTCGGCCGTCCTGGACGCCCTGGAGGCGCGCGCGTTCGAGGTGGACGGCGAGGTCGTCCCGCTCGCCGTGCACGGCCGCCTCAGCGGCGGCGCCCTCGACCAGATCCCCGTCGTCACCAAGGGCGGCCTGGTCGGCGACGACTCCGCACTGGTGGAGTGCCTGGCCGAGCTGCGCCGCGCCGTGCGGGGGCGCCTGCGCACGGTTCCGGCCGAGGTGCCCGAGCACCACGCCCCGCACTCGCCCCATCCGCCGCAGACCCCGCCTTATTCCGGAGCCGCCGAGCCCGCCGTGCCCGCCGAGTCCTCCGAAACCGCCGGATGCCCGCGCACACCGCCGCGGGCCTGA
- a CDS encoding Tex family protein, whose product MTISIDQRIAEEIGVSQHRVTAAVGLLDDGSTVPFVARYRKEATGGLDDAQLRHLEERLRYLRELEERRAVILESVRSQGKLDEALEARINEADSKARLEDIYLPYKPKRRTKAQIAREAGLEPLAESLLGDPEQDPQTVAAGYADPDNGVADAAAALEGARAILVERFTEDADLVGELRERLWSRGRLAAAVREGREQDGAKFSDYFDYAEALTALPSHRVLAMFRGEKEEVLALTLQPEEDAAADDPSAPGPYERAIAARFGIADRGRPADRWLVESVRWAWRTRVFVRLDIDLRMRLWQQAEDAGVGVFAANLRDLLLAAPAGTRSTIGLDPGLRTGVKVAVVDATGKVVATDTVYPHAPQRRWDEALATLGKLVREHAVELLAIGNGTASRETDRLAAELVKLMGAGKLTKVMVSESGASVYSASAYASRELPELDVSLRGAVSIARRLQDPLAELVKIDPKSIGVGQYQHDLSENKLSRSLDTVVEDCVNAVGVDVNTASVPLLSRVSGISSAVAQNIVEHRDANGPFTARSGLNRVPRLGPKAFEQCAGFLRIRGGDDPLDASSVHPESYPVVRRIVAETGGGVSSLIGDGAKLRSLRPADFVDDAFGLPTVTDIIAELEKPGRDPRPEFSTASFKEGVETLADLRRGMILEGIITNVAAFGAFVDVGVHQDGLVHVSAMSKSFVSDPRDVAKPGDIVKVKVMDVDTDRKRIALSMRLDDDPDSGERGGKSGGGKDDGTGRGGGRKSKGRGGGRGGRDGGRDSGGGGGAMADALRRAGLDKGPG is encoded by the coding sequence GTGACGATCAGTATCGACCAGCGCATCGCCGAGGAGATCGGCGTCAGCCAGCACCGGGTGACCGCGGCCGTCGGGCTGCTCGACGACGGTTCCACCGTCCCCTTCGTCGCCCGCTACCGCAAGGAGGCGACCGGGGGCCTCGACGACGCCCAACTGCGCCATCTGGAAGAGCGCCTGCGCTACCTGCGGGAGCTGGAGGAGCGCCGCGCCGTCATCCTGGAGTCGGTCCGCTCCCAGGGCAAGCTCGACGAGGCGCTGGAAGCGCGCATCAACGAGGCCGACTCCAAGGCGCGGCTGGAGGACATCTACCTGCCTTACAAGCCCAAGCGGCGCACCAAGGCCCAGATCGCCCGTGAAGCCGGGCTGGAGCCGCTGGCCGAGTCGCTGCTGGGCGATCCGGAGCAGGATCCGCAGACCGTCGCCGCCGGCTACGCCGATCCCGACAACGGCGTCGCCGACGCCGCCGCCGCGCTGGAGGGCGCCCGGGCGATCCTGGTGGAGCGCTTCACCGAGGACGCCGACCTGGTCGGGGAGCTGCGCGAGCGGCTGTGGTCGCGCGGGCGGCTGGCCGCCGCGGTCCGTGAGGGCCGCGAGCAGGACGGCGCCAAGTTCTCCGACTACTTCGACTACGCCGAGGCGCTGACGGCGCTCCCCTCCCACCGGGTACTGGCGATGTTCCGCGGGGAGAAGGAGGAGGTGCTCGCCCTCACCCTGCAGCCCGAGGAGGACGCCGCGGCGGACGACCCGTCCGCCCCCGGCCCCTACGAGCGGGCGATCGCCGCGCGCTTCGGCATCGCCGACCGGGGGCGTCCGGCCGACCGGTGGCTGGTGGAGTCGGTTCGCTGGGCCTGGCGCACCCGCGTGTTCGTGCGGCTGGACATCGACCTGCGGATGCGGCTGTGGCAGCAGGCGGAGGACGCGGGCGTGGGGGTGTTCGCCGCCAACCTGCGCGACCTGCTGCTGGCCGCGCCGGCCGGCACCCGGTCCACCATCGGACTCGACCCCGGCCTGCGCACCGGCGTCAAGGTGGCCGTGGTCGACGCGACCGGCAAGGTGGTGGCCACGGACACGGTCTACCCGCACGCGCCGCAGCGGCGCTGGGACGAGGCGCTGGCCACGCTCGGCAAGCTGGTGCGCGAGCACGCCGTCGAGCTGTTGGCCATCGGCAACGGCACCGCCTCGCGCGAGACCGACCGGCTCGCCGCGGAGCTGGTCAAGCTGATGGGCGCGGGCAAGCTGACCAAGGTCATGGTCTCGGAGTCGGGCGCCTCGGTCTACTCCGCCTCCGCCTACGCCTCACGCGAGCTGCCGGAGTTGGACGTCTCGCTGCGCGGCGCGGTCTCCATCGCCCGCCGGCTGCAGGACCCGCTCGCCGAACTGGTCAAGATCGACCCGAAGTCGATCGGGGTCGGCCAGTACCAGCACGACCTCTCGGAGAACAAGCTCTCGCGGTCGCTGGACACCGTGGTGGAGGACTGCGTGAACGCGGTGGGGGTCGACGTCAACACCGCATCCGTGCCGCTGCTGTCGCGGGTCTCGGGCATCAGCTCCGCGGTCGCGCAGAACATCGTCGAGCACCGCGACGCCAACGGCCCCTTCACCGCCCGTTCGGGGCTGAACCGGGTGCCGAGGCTGGGGCCCAAGGCGTTCGAGCAGTGCGCCGGATTCCTGCGCATCCGCGGCGGCGACGACCCGCTGGACGCCTCCAGCGTGCACCCGGAGTCCTACCCGGTGGTGCGCCGCATCGTCGCCGAGACCGGCGGCGGCGTGTCCTCGCTGATCGGCGACGGCGCGAAGCTGCGATCGCTGCGGCCCGCCGACTTCGTCGACGACGCGTTCGGGCTGCCCACGGTCACCGACATCATCGCCGAGCTGGAGAAGCCCGGGCGCGACCCGCGGCCGGAGTTCAGCACGGCCTCGTTCAAGGAGGGCGTGGAGACGCTGGCCGATCTGCGGCGCGGCATGATCCTGGAGGGGATCATCACCAATGTGGCGGCCTTCGGCGCGTTCGTGGACGTGGGCGTGCACCAGGACGGGCTCGTGCACGTGTCGGCGATGTCCAAGAGCTTCGTCAGCGACCCGCGCGACGTGGCCAAGCCGGGCGACATCGTCAAGGTCAAGGTGATGGACGTCGACACCGACCGCAAGCGGATCGCGCTGAGCATGCGCCTGGACGACGATCCCGACTCCGGCGAGCGCGGCGGCAAGAGCGGCGGCGGCAAGGACGACGGCACAGGGCGCGGCGGCGGCCGCAAGAGCAAGGGCCGCGGCGGCGGCAGAGGCGGGCGCGACGGCGGCCGCGACAGCGGAGGCGGCGGAGGCGCCATGGCCGACGCGCTGCGGCGTGCGGGCCTGGACAAGGGCCCCGGATAG
- a CDS encoding GntP family permease, whose product MDVQLLAALVLGVAAVVAIIVWSRLDAFVGLLAGALVTGVVAGVPVTELIDHITTGFGNTLAGIGIVIALGVMIGKVLEESGGADALARMFVRAFGKGREDVAMTATGAVVSVPVFCDSGFVILHPLARTLARRYGKPLVGVCLALAGGLAVTHHLVPPTPGPLAAVGLLGADLGTVILAGVAMAAILVPVVVAYARIMGPRLERELDPDLVPELAAAGGTAGAAAGGRGSGAAGTAGTATIGSAGAGAGVSKEDGESDAGEESGGKPRINPALAALPLLLPLLLIVGNTVTGATAEGSRIAELFAFIGEPAIALLIGLVIAVYLLPRLHTGRKTVVGWLTSAAASAGMIVFITGAGGAFGEVLRQSGVGDALAETVSQWPVPMFLMPFLIATFVRIAQGSGTVAIITAATLSAPLVQSAGVDPTLAVLSACSGSFVFSYVSDSFFWVVTRFTGLSGGAAMKMWTGATTTLWLASLPLLGIAALILG is encoded by the coding sequence ATGGATGTGCAGCTGCTCGCGGCGCTGGTCCTCGGCGTCGCGGCCGTGGTCGCGATCATCGTATGGTCGCGGCTGGACGCCTTCGTCGGCCTGCTGGCCGGCGCGCTGGTCACCGGCGTGGTCGCCGGGGTCCCGGTAACCGAGCTGATCGACCACATCACCACCGGCTTCGGCAACACCCTCGCCGGGATCGGCATCGTCATCGCACTCGGCGTCATGATCGGCAAGGTGCTGGAGGAGAGCGGCGGCGCCGACGCGCTCGCCCGGATGTTCGTCCGCGCTTTCGGCAAGGGCCGCGAGGACGTCGCCATGACGGCGACCGGGGCCGTCGTGTCCGTTCCGGTCTTCTGCGACTCCGGCTTCGTCATCCTCCACCCGTTGGCGCGTACCCTGGCGCGCCGCTACGGCAAGCCGCTCGTCGGGGTTTGCCTGGCGCTGGCCGGCGGCCTGGCCGTCACCCACCACCTCGTCCCCCCGACGCCCGGCCCGCTGGCCGCCGTGGGGCTGCTCGGCGCGGACCTGGGAACCGTGATCCTGGCCGGAGTGGCCATGGCCGCCATCCTGGTGCCGGTCGTGGTCGCCTACGCCCGCATCATGGGGCCGCGCCTGGAGCGCGAGTTGGACCCCGACCTCGTGCCCGAGCTCGCCGCCGCCGGCGGCACCGCGGGGGCGGCCGCCGGCGGCCGCGGCTCGGGCGCGGCGGGAACCGCCGGCACGGCCACCATCGGCTCGGCCGGCGCCGGCGCAGGCGTCTCCAAGGAAGACGGGGAGTCGGACGCGGGGGAGGAGTCCGGCGGCAAACCGCGGATCAATCCGGCCCTGGCCGCGCTTCCGCTGCTCCTGCCGCTGCTGCTCATCGTGGGCAACACCGTCACCGGTGCCACCGCCGAGGGCAGCCGCATCGCCGAGCTGTTCGCGTTCATCGGCGAGCCCGCCATCGCACTGCTCATCGGCCTGGTCATCGCCGTGTACCTGCTGCCGCGGCTGCACACCGGCCGCAAGACGGTGGTCGGCTGGCTCACCTCGGCGGCCGCCTCCGCCGGCATGATCGTGTTCATCACCGGTGCCGGCGGCGCGTTCGGCGAAGTGCTGCGCCAGTCGGGTGTCGGCGACGCCCTCGCCGAGACGGTGTCGCAGTGGCCGGTCCCGATGTTCCTGATGCCGTTCCTCATCGCCACGTTCGTGCGCATCGCCCAGGGGTCGGGCACCGTCGCCATCATCACCGCCGCCACACTGAGCGCACCGCTGGTGCAGTCGGCCGGGGTCGACCCGACGCTCGCGGTGCTCTCGGCCTGCTCCGGCTCCTTCGTCTTCTCCTACGTCAGCGACTCGTTCTTCTGGGTCGTGACCCGCTTCACCGGTCTCTCCGGAGGGGCGGCGATGAAGATGTGGACCGGCGCCACCACCACCCTGTGGCTTGCCAGCCTCCCGCTGCTGGGCATCGCCGCGCTGATTCTGGGATAG
- a CDS encoding 1-deoxy-D-xylulose-5-phosphate synthase, whose protein sequence is MAAADLPPLAARIRRFLIEKVSRTGGHLGPNLGAVELTIAAHRVFDTTRDTLLFDTGHQTYVHKILTGRGADFDTLRKEGGLSGYPSRAESGHDLIENSHASTALSYADGLAKAVRLSGTTERRVAAVVGDGALTGGMAWEALNNIGAAPQRPVVVVLNDNGRSYSPTVGGIARHLAGLRGAVGERSAGTVFEGLGLAYIGPVDGHDIAEVEDALRSAVSLHRPVVVHCVTRKGKGYAPAEADESDHMHTVGVIDPATGRPAKSGATWTSVFAEEITAIGAERSDVVCVTGAMRLPAGLGPFAERFPDRVHDVGIAEQHAVTSAAGLAFGGMHPVVAVYAAFLGRAFDQVLADVALHRLPVTFILDRAGVTGPDGASHHGMWDGSLLPVVPGLRLAAPRDCARLRELLREAVATADGPTALRYPKSAVGSDIPAVRRIGDCDLLREAAGARVLLVSAGPLAAACLEAAAELDGRGIAASVVDPRWTAPVSSALVSLAAGYDLVVAVEDTVTTGSLGMRLAAELSAAGATTRVATRALPDRFLPHGSRSRILASVGLDPESIAAAVRNLLDHPG, encoded by the coding sequence ATGGCGGCCGCGGACCTCCCGCCCCTGGCGGCGCGGATCCGGCGTTTCCTCATCGAGAAGGTCTCGCGCACCGGTGGGCACCTCGGCCCGAACCTGGGCGCCGTGGAGCTCACCATCGCCGCGCACCGCGTCTTCGACACCACGCGCGACACCCTGCTTTTCGACACCGGCCACCAGACCTACGTGCACAAGATCCTCACCGGACGCGGCGCGGACTTCGACACGCTCCGCAAGGAAGGAGGACTGTCCGGCTACCCCTCGCGCGCCGAGTCCGGCCACGACCTGATCGAGAACTCCCACGCCTCCACCGCGCTGTCCTACGCCGACGGCCTCGCCAAGGCCGTTCGGCTCAGCGGCACCACCGAGCGGCGCGTGGCCGCGGTCGTCGGCGACGGCGCGCTGACGGGCGGCATGGCCTGGGAGGCGCTGAACAACATCGGCGCCGCGCCGCAGCGGCCCGTCGTCGTCGTGCTCAACGACAACGGCCGCTCCTACTCGCCCACCGTCGGCGGTATCGCCCGCCACCTGGCCGGGCTGCGTGGCGCGGTGGGGGAGCGGTCCGCCGGCACGGTCTTCGAGGGCCTGGGGCTGGCCTACATCGGTCCGGTCGACGGTCACGACATCGCCGAGGTCGAGGACGCGCTGCGCTCGGCGGTCTCGCTGCACCGGCCGGTCGTGGTCCACTGCGTGACCCGCAAGGGCAAAGGGTACGCGCCCGCCGAGGCCGACGAGAGCGACCACATGCACACCGTCGGCGTCATCGACCCGGCGACGGGGCGGCCGGCCAAGAGTGGTGCCACCTGGACCTCGGTCTTCGCCGAGGAGATCACCGCGATCGGCGCCGAGCGCTCGGACGTGGTCTGCGTGACGGGCGCGATGCGGCTGCCCGCCGGGCTCGGCCCGTTCGCGGAGCGATTCCCCGACCGTGTCCACGACGTCGGTATCGCCGAGCAGCACGCCGTCACATCGGCGGCCGGACTCGCCTTCGGCGGTATGCACCCAGTGGTCGCCGTCTACGCGGCGTTTCTGGGGCGCGCCTTCGACCAGGTGCTGGCCGACGTCGCGCTGCACCGCCTGCCGGTCACGTTCATCCTGGACCGCGCCGGGGTGACCGGCCCCGACGGGGCCAGCCACCACGGCATGTGGGACGGTTCGCTGCTCCCGGTGGTGCCCGGGTTGCGCCTGGCCGCTCCCCGCGACTGCGCCCGCCTGCGGGAACTGCTCCGGGAGGCGGTGGCGACGGCGGACGGCCCCACGGCGCTGCGCTATCCCAAGTCCGCGGTGGGTTCCGACATCCCGGCCGTGCGCCGCATCGGCGACTGCGACCTGCTGCGCGAGGCGGCGGGTGCCCGGGTCCTGCTGGTGTCGGCGGGCCCGTTGGCCGCCGCCTGCCTGGAGGCGGCCGCCGAGTTGGACGGGCGGGGGATCGCCGCGAGCGTGGTCGACCCGCGGTGGACGGCCCCGGTCTCCTCCGCGCTGGTCTCCCTCGCCGCCGGATACGACCTCGTCGTCGCGGTCGAGGACACGGTGACCACGGGCTCGCTGGGCATGCGCCTGGCCGCGGAGCTCTCCGCGGCGGGCGCAACCACCCGCGTCGCCACCCGAGCCCTGCCGGACCGGTTCCTGCCGCACGGATCCCGCAGCCGAATCCTCGCGTCGGTCGGCCTCGACCCGGAAAGCATCGCAGCCGCCGTCCGGAACCTGCTGGACCACCCGGGCTGA